A single window of Microbispora hainanensis DNA harbors:
- a CDS encoding aminoglycoside phosphotransferase family protein, which translates to MAVPERGEEELTGGGVNRVVRVGGTVRRPARRWTPVVHALLGHLAAAGFGGAPRAYGCDGEGREVLEFVPGEVPDYPLPAYVMTDEALAGAGTLLRDYHDATVGFAPPEDAEWYFPPRAPAEVVCHGDVAPYNCVFREGRPVAFIDFDTAHPGPRVWDVAYAAYRFVPLHDPSRDESAPGVAEQARRLRVFADAYGLGAAGREALPRTARARLAHLVAHMRAEAAAGHEAFAAHVAEGHDLLYLADSAHVARHEALLLSALSALSPEGTGGRVGMSAG; encoded by the coding sequence ATGGCCGTCCCGGAGCGCGGGGAGGAGGAGCTGACCGGCGGCGGGGTCAACCGGGTCGTCCGGGTGGGGGGCACGGTGCGCCGGCCGGCCCGCAGGTGGACGCCGGTGGTGCACGCCCTGCTGGGCCATCTGGCGGCGGCCGGGTTCGGCGGCGCGCCGAGAGCGTACGGGTGTGACGGTGAGGGCCGGGAGGTGCTGGAGTTCGTCCCGGGTGAGGTGCCGGACTATCCCCTGCCGGCGTACGTGATGACCGATGAGGCGCTGGCCGGGGCGGGGACGTTGCTGCGGGACTACCACGACGCGACGGTTGGGTTCGCGCCGCCGGAGGACGCCGAGTGGTACTTCCCGCCGCGCGCTCCGGCGGAGGTGGTCTGTCACGGTGACGTGGCGCCGTACAACTGCGTCTTCCGGGAGGGGCGGCCGGTGGCGTTCATCGACTTCGACACCGCGCATCCGGGGCCGCGGGTGTGGGATGTGGCCTATGCCGCGTACCGGTTCGTGCCGTTGCACGATCCGAGTCGTGATGAGAGTGCTCCCGGGGTGGCGGAGCAGGCGCGGCGGCTGCGGGTGTTCGCCGACGCCTACGGGCTCGGCGCGGCCGGCCGGGAGGCGCTGCCGCGGACGGCGCGGGCGCGGCTGGCGCATCTGGTGGCCCACATGCGTGCGGAGGCGGCGGCGGGTCATGAGGCGTTCGCCGCGCATGTCGCCGAGGGGCACGACCTGCTGTATCTCGCCGACAGCGCGCATGTCGCGCGTCACGAGGCGCTGTTGCTGTCGGCGCTGTCGGCGCTGTCGCCGGAGGGGACGGGCGGCAGGGTGGGGATGTCGGCGGGGTAG
- a CDS encoding alpha/beta hydrolase: MSKQQRARIDAILRRPWPEGPRSVEALRAGFTALMAQMIVPDAVRVTPTTLGDRPALHVEPDEERRAGTILYFHGGGWVFGSPETALSLTGNLVVRTGFAAYSVDYRLAPEHPFPAAIDDSVSAYRALLDSGEDPSAIAFAGDSAGGGLAVTTCLAARDAGLPLPAAIVAFSPGLDATRTGESMDTKEGIDPIFTREALEHTGAMYLGGADPRQPLLSPAVLADLTGFPPMLLQVGTNEVLLDDSTRLAARARAAGVDVILDVTAGVPHVFQSFAGVLDEADEALDRAAFFLGQRIRAGGVPRAFSPAGSRSAGS, from the coding sequence ATGAGCAAGCAACAACGCGCCCGGATCGACGCGATACTGCGACGGCCATGGCCCGAAGGGCCCCGGTCGGTCGAGGCCCTCCGAGCCGGCTTCACGGCGCTGATGGCGCAGATGATCGTGCCGGACGCCGTGCGCGTCACGCCGACGACGCTCGGCGACCGGCCCGCATTGCATGTCGAGCCGGACGAGGAGCGCCGCGCCGGGACGATCCTCTACTTCCACGGCGGCGGCTGGGTTTTCGGATCCCCCGAGACCGCGCTGTCGCTGACGGGAAACCTGGTGGTCAGGACCGGCTTCGCGGCCTATTCGGTGGACTACCGGCTGGCCCCCGAACATCCGTTCCCCGCCGCGATCGACGACAGCGTGAGCGCCTACCGCGCCCTTCTCGACAGCGGCGAGGACCCCTCGGCCATCGCATTCGCCGGGGACTCCGCGGGCGGCGGGCTCGCGGTCACCACCTGTCTCGCCGCGCGTGACGCGGGTCTTCCGCTGCCCGCCGCCATCGTGGCGTTCTCCCCCGGCCTCGACGCCACCCGTACGGGCGAGAGCATGGACACCAAGGAGGGCATCGACCCGATCTTCACCCGGGAGGCCCTCGAACACACGGGGGCCATGTATCTCGGCGGGGCCGACCCGCGGCAGCCTCTGCTCAGCCCGGCCGTCCTCGCCGATCTGACCGGGTTTCCCCCGATGCTGCTTCAGGTGGGCACCAACGAGGTCCTGCTGGACGACTCCACGCGCCTGGCCGCGCGGGCCCGGGCGGCGGGAGTGGACGTGATCCTGGACGTCACCGCGGGCGTGCCGCATGTGTTCCAGTCGTTCGCCGGGGTCCTGGACGAGGCGGACGAGGCGCTGGACCGGGCGGCCTTCTTCCTCGGCCAGCGCATCCGCGCCGGGGGCGTGCCGCGCGCGTTCTCCCCCGCCGGGAGCCGCTCGGCCGGGTCGTGA
- a CDS encoding LysR family transcriptional regulator, whose product MELQQLRYVVAVAETRNFTRAAERCRVVQSALSHQIAALERELGARLFERTSRRVRLTPAGEAFLTAARECLEAADRARAEVASAAGEIRGRLAVGTIPTVAAVDLPVALREYRRRYPRVRITLTAAGSDELVERVRQGAVDVAFLGLPPRAEPRGVRSRRLGGGELVAVVAPDYHRVETEADLRGLADEPFIDFRVGAAGRAQSDEAFAAAGVRREVPFEVSSADLMVDLVRQGLGVGMLPAAYAPRFPDLRVIRLRDAPTRVEHMIWDNRPSPAATAFLELIDADHSALLPVT is encoded by the coding sequence GTGGAGCTGCAGCAACTGAGGTATGTCGTGGCGGTCGCGGAGACCAGGAACTTCACCCGGGCGGCCGAGCGCTGCCGTGTGGTGCAGTCGGCGCTCAGTCATCAGATCGCCGCGCTTGAGCGGGAGCTGGGCGCGCGGCTGTTCGAGCGGACCAGCCGGCGGGTGCGGCTGACGCCTGCCGGGGAGGCGTTCCTCACGGCGGCACGGGAGTGCCTGGAGGCCGCGGACCGCGCGCGGGCCGAGGTGGCGTCCGCCGCCGGGGAGATCCGCGGGCGGCTCGCCGTCGGCACCATCCCCACGGTGGCGGCCGTCGATCTGCCGGTCGCCCTGCGGGAGTATCGGCGGCGTTATCCGAGGGTGCGCATCACGCTCACGGCGGCGGGCAGCGACGAGCTGGTCGAGCGGGTGCGGCAGGGCGCCGTCGACGTCGCGTTCCTCGGCCTGCCGCCGCGTGCGGAGCCCAGGGGCGTCAGGAGCCGCCGTCTCGGTGGCGGCGAGCTGGTCGCGGTGGTCGCGCCCGACTATCACCGGGTGGAGACCGAGGCGGACCTGCGGGGGCTGGCGGACGAGCCGTTCATCGACTTCCGTGTCGGCGCGGCGGGCCGGGCGCAGTCGGACGAGGCGTTCGCGGCCGCGGGGGTGCGGCGTGAGGTGCCCTTCGAGGTGTCGTCCGCCGATCTCATGGTCGATCTCGTACGGCAGGGCCTCGGCGTGGGCATGCTTCCCGCCGCATACGCGCCGCGCTTTCCCGACCTGCGCGTCATCCGCCTCCGTGACGCTCCCACGCGGGTGGAGCACATGATCTGGGACAACCGGCCGTCTCCGGCGGCCACGGCCTTCCTTGAGCTGATCGACGCCGATCACTCCGCACTTTTGCCAGTTACATGA
- a CDS encoding MarR family winged helix-turn-helix transcriptional regulator: protein MASKSNGDPAGLQSFFSDLVRCETRLYNALNDRLRERHGIVTSQFEALRYLRDHPGSRVADLAAEFAVGIGATSKGVDRLEQRGWVVRRPNPADRRSSLLALTDDGTRLADAAEATVTGALADLVADTLDGSPGEATRQVLATLRSLLERGQIGMPTG from the coding sequence GTGGCATCTAAATCGAACGGGGACCCAGCCGGCCTCCAGAGCTTCTTCTCCGATCTCGTCCGATGCGAGACACGCCTCTACAACGCCCTCAACGACCGGCTGCGGGAACGGCACGGCATCGTCACCTCCCAGTTCGAGGCCCTGCGCTATCTGCGCGACCACCCCGGGTCCCGCGTCGCGGACCTCGCCGCCGAGTTCGCCGTCGGCATCGGCGCGACCAGCAAGGGCGTCGACCGCCTCGAACAACGCGGATGGGTCGTCCGCCGGCCCAACCCGGCCGACCGCCGCTCCTCCCTGCTGGCCCTGACCGACGACGGCACGCGGCTCGCCGACGCGGCGGAGGCCACCGTCACCGGCGCGCTGGCCGACCTGGTCGCAGACACCCTCGACGGCTCCCCGGGGGAGGCCACCCGGCAGGTCCTCGCCACGCTGCGCTCCCTGCTCGAACGCGGCCAGATCGGCATGCCCACAGGCTGA
- a CDS encoding DUF2218 domain-containing protein — protein sequence MPHSTAHVVTDRPERYIKQLVSHMSHKARAVLGGDGRAVIEVRSGRCVLRPHGGGLEMIATAADAESLLGVQDVVARHLLRFATQEDLVADWSPPVAGDAAWHVSPVVDDYLLTHCSPADDVLNDLVVRTREETGGAAGMQVSHDEGALLTMLVRLSGARLAVEVGVFTGYSSICIARGLPPDGRLLACDVSTEWTSIARNYWERAGVADRVDLRIGPALETLRALPAEPAIGFAFIDADKQSYPDYYEEVVTRLTPGGLVVVDNVFQGGRVFDPAFQGDAQVAVRRLNETIARDSRVESVMLPVRDGITIARRIG from the coding sequence ATGCCTCATTCGACGGCGCACGTCGTCACCGACAGACCCGAGCGCTACATCAAGCAGCTCGTGTCGCACATGAGCCACAAGGCGCGGGCCGTGCTCGGCGGCGACGGCCGCGCGGTCATCGAGGTGCGGTCCGGGCGGTGCGTGCTGCGGCCGCACGGCGGCGGACTGGAGATGATCGCGACCGCCGCCGACGCCGAGTCGCTGCTCGGCGTGCAGGATGTCGTCGCCCGTCACCTGCTGCGGTTCGCCACCCAGGAGGATCTCGTGGCCGACTGGTCGCCCCCGGTCGCGGGCGACGCGGCGTGGCACGTGTCCCCCGTCGTGGACGACTACCTGCTCACCCACTGCTCCCCCGCCGACGATGTGCTCAACGACCTGGTGGTCAGGACGCGGGAGGAGACCGGCGGCGCGGCCGGGATGCAGGTCTCGCACGACGAGGGCGCCCTGCTGACGATGCTGGTGCGCCTGTCGGGCGCCCGCCTGGCCGTGGAGGTGGGGGTGTTCACCGGCTACTCCTCCATCTGCATCGCCCGGGGGCTGCCGCCGGACGGGCGGCTGCTGGCCTGCGACGTGAGCACGGAGTGGACGTCGATCGCCAGGAACTACTGGGAGCGCGCCGGTGTGGCCGACCGCGTCGACCTGCGGATCGGTCCGGCGCTGGAGACGCTGCGCGCGCTTCCCGCCGAGCCGGCCATCGGTTTCGCCTTCATCGACGCCGACAAGCAGAGCTACCCCGACTACTACGAAGAGGTGGTCACCCGCCTCACCCCGGGCGGGCTGGTCGTGGTGGACAACGTGTTCCAGGGCGGGCGCGTGTTCGACCCTGCCTTCCAGGGGGACGCGCAGGTGGCCGTACGCCGCCTGAACGAGACGATCGCGCGGGACAGCCGGGTGGAGTCGGTGATGCTGCCGGTGCGGGACGGGATCACGATCGCCCGGCGGATCGGCTGA
- a CDS encoding ester cyclase, whose product MGEARRVRDRYNAAFNAHDIDALLSTVSPDAAILSPEGLAEGREELGSYLEEFWAAFPDVHTVVLESFDTDDTTIDEVVFVGTHKGPYRGPGGKVIPPTGRPVNIRSCYVCTVENGLIVSMRVYLDQMELLSQLGVPPE is encoded by the coding sequence GTGGGTGAAGCCCGCCGGGTGCGCGACAGATACAACGCCGCGTTCAATGCGCATGACATTGACGCGCTGCTCAGCACGGTCAGCCCCGACGCGGCCATCCTCAGCCCCGAAGGCCTCGCCGAGGGCCGCGAGGAACTCGGCTCCTACCTGGAGGAGTTCTGGGCGGCGTTCCCGGACGTGCACACCGTGGTCCTGGAGTCGTTCGACACCGACGACACGACGATCGACGAGGTCGTGTTCGTCGGCACCCACAAGGGGCCTTACCGGGGGCCGGGCGGCAAGGTCATCCCGCCGACGGGCCGTCCGGTGAACATCCGCTCCTGCTACGTCTGCACGGTCGAAAACGGGTTGATCGTCAGCATGCGCGTCTATCTCGACCAGATGGAACTGCTGTCCCAGCTCGGCGTGCCGCCCGAGTGA
- a CDS encoding alpha/beta hydrolase: MRFISCTSSGGVTEQLFTLDALPGVLWTPENATGARPLILMCHGGGRHKKDPDILARAHRYVTEGGFAVAAVDVPGHGDRPTDERYDKIATENQARVAAGEELAPLIAAFQALVARQTVPEWRVVLRALRRLDHVGGGPVGYWGVSLGCGLGVPFVAAEPRIRCAVLGLGGAPASAEAAARVTVPVRFLLQWDDERVPRAQGLALFDAFASADKTLHANPGRHGELPESEIDSSLRFFQRHLA; encoded by the coding sequence GTGCGCTTCATCTCCTGCACGTCGTCCGGCGGCGTCACCGAACAACTCTTCACCCTCGATGCACTCCCCGGCGTGCTCTGGACACCGGAAAACGCCACAGGCGCTCGTCCTCTCATCCTGATGTGCCACGGTGGCGGCCGGCACAAGAAGGACCCCGACATCCTCGCCCGCGCGCACCGCTACGTCACCGAGGGCGGCTTCGCCGTCGCCGCGGTGGACGTGCCCGGCCACGGCGACCGTCCGACGGACGAGAGGTACGACAAGATCGCTACTGAGAATCAGGCTCGCGTGGCGGCGGGGGAGGAGCTCGCTCCGCTGATCGCCGCCTTCCAGGCGCTCGTGGCCCGCCAGACCGTCCCGGAATGGCGGGTGGTGCTCCGGGCGCTCCGCCGGCTCGACCACGTCGGCGGCGGCCCGGTGGGCTACTGGGGCGTGTCGCTGGGATGCGGCCTCGGCGTTCCGTTCGTCGCCGCCGAGCCCCGGATCCGGTGTGCGGTGCTGGGCCTGGGCGGCGCGCCGGCGTCGGCCGAGGCCGCCGCACGGGTCACCGTGCCGGTGCGGTTCCTGCTGCAATGGGACGACGAACGGGTGCCGAGGGCCCAGGGCCTCGCACTGTTCGACGCCTTCGCCTCGGCCGACAAGACCCTGCACGCCAACCCCGGCAGGCATGGCGAGCTCCCCGAGTCCGAGATCGACAGCTCACTGCGCTTCTTCCAACGGCACCTCGCCTGA
- a CDS encoding nitroreductase/quinone reductase family protein, which translates to MPHDFNQQIIKEFRANRGKVGGPFEGARLLLLTTTGARSGVRRTVPLGYLDDEGGRMLVIASAGGAPRHPAWYHNLRADSRVTVETGILTIEAEAAVLEGEERDRLFARAVEADAGWADYEVRSGRVLPVVALTPRSVSFSDLPEGAPSPRDGDRLRVAQVPAASGDRAAVMTAMQSLFTGAPALGGDATPALAHTGGVPGLWVSAAGGSAAGDGVTLYVHGGGFERAQPALEPLMAWRLSEATGRPVFKVDQRLAPAHPYPAALDDVVAVYRSLLEQRVPADRVVVCGESSGGTLVLSALLALKEAGDPLPGAAIAVSPLTDLTLSSRSLDVNEGGDVIDRRVAEHVTAQYLAGAPADRAPQSPLHGDLRGLPSLLLVAGTAEVLLDDTRRFAAAAAAADVDVTVDLYEGMPHAFHASVMAQDPPAVAMTFLRRLADWVAGTRAGRAR; encoded by the coding sequence ATGCCGCACGACTTCAATCAGCAGATCATCAAGGAATTCCGCGCCAACCGTGGCAAGGTGGGCGGCCCTTTCGAGGGGGCCAGGCTGCTCCTCCTGACCACCACCGGCGCACGTTCGGGGGTCCGCCGTACGGTCCCCCTGGGCTACCTGGATGACGAGGGAGGCCGGATGCTGGTCATCGCCTCGGCAGGCGGTGCGCCGCGCCACCCGGCCTGGTATCACAACCTGCGTGCCGATTCCCGCGTCACCGTGGAGACCGGCATCCTCACGATCGAGGCGGAGGCCGCCGTTCTGGAGGGCGAGGAACGCGATCGGCTGTTCGCCCGGGCGGTCGAAGCCGATGCCGGCTGGGCCGACTATGAGGTGCGGTCGGGCCGCGTGTTGCCCGTCGTGGCGTTGACCCCGCGCTCCGTTTCCTTCTCGGACCTGCCGGAAGGCGCCCCTTCGCCGCGTGACGGGGATCGTCTGCGCGTCGCTCAGGTCCCCGCCGCCTCCGGCGACCGCGCGGCCGTGATGACCGCGATGCAGTCCCTGTTCACCGGTGCACCGGCGCTCGGTGGCGATGCGACGCCCGCGCTGGCGCACACCGGAGGCGTTCCGGGGCTGTGGGTCAGCGCGGCGGGAGGGTCGGCTGCCGGGGACGGCGTCACGCTGTACGTGCACGGAGGCGGTTTCGAGCGTGCCCAGCCGGCGCTGGAGCCTCTCATGGCCTGGCGGCTGTCGGAGGCCACCGGGCGTCCCGTGTTCAAGGTGGACCAGCGGCTGGCGCCCGCCCATCCGTATCCCGCCGCGTTGGACGACGTGGTGGCGGTGTATCGGAGCCTTTTGGAGCAGAGGGTGCCGGCCGATCGGGTCGTCGTGTGCGGCGAGTCGTCGGGCGGGACGCTCGTCCTGTCGGCGTTGCTGGCGCTCAAGGAGGCGGGTGATCCGCTGCCCGGTGCGGCGATCGCGGTCTCCCCGCTGACCGATCTGACCTTGTCGAGCCGGTCCCTGGACGTCAACGAGGGCGGGGATGTGATCGATCGCCGGGTGGCCGAACACGTCACCGCGCAGTATCTGGCCGGAGCGCCCGCCGATCGGGCGCCCCAGTCTCCGCTCCACGGGGATCTGCGCGGCCTGCCGTCGCTGCTGCTCGTGGCCGGGACCGCCGAGGTGCTGCTGGACGACACGCGGCGCTTCGCGGCGGCCGCCGCGGCCGCTGATGTCGACGTGACCGTGGACCTGTACGAGGGCATGCCGCATGCCTTCCATGCGAGCGTGATGGCGCAGGACCCGCCTGCTGTGGCCATGACGTTCCTGCGCCGTCTCGCGGACTGGGTCGCCGGCACCCGGGCGGGGAGGGCGAGGTGA
- a CDS encoding ISL3 family transposase translates to MVNDTTRLLGLEGLAVVDVVAAGEDSRQGPIVHLVTADESARACPECGVFAARVKEWVTTRPRDLPVAGRRCDLRWRKRRWYCDEPACPRGTFTEHVAQVPARARLTVRLRQAAGEAVADRGRTIVQSARDHGVSWPVACAAFTAHAQRVLPGQPAPVTVLGIDEIRRGRPRWTWDETTGTWQTVVDRWHVGFVDLSGGQGLLGQVEGRTSTAVTGWLGQRTQAWRDGVTFVAIDMCTIFKSAVRVALPQARLVVDHFHIVQLANAAVTEVRRRVTVQVRGRRGRKGNREWELRNRLTRSAARMHGSQLDPMVDDLMALPRRIGVPILAAWNAKEDLLDLLALARTHPDRSVVAGRLFRFYDRCAASGLPELERLASTVETWWPEILAFIHTGITNAGSEGTNRVIKTVARDAYGFRNPENQRLRTRCATTRRSRGFLNPA, encoded by the coding sequence ATGGTCAACGATACGACCCGGCTGCTGGGCCTGGAGGGCCTGGCCGTCGTCGACGTCGTCGCAGCAGGTGAAGACAGCAGGCAGGGGCCGATCGTGCATCTGGTCACCGCCGACGAGAGCGCTCGGGCCTGCCCCGAGTGCGGGGTGTTCGCGGCCCGGGTCAAGGAGTGGGTGACCACCCGCCCGCGTGACCTACCGGTCGCGGGCCGCCGCTGTGACCTGCGCTGGCGTAAACGCCGGTGGTACTGCGACGAGCCGGCCTGCCCGAGAGGGACGTTCACCGAGCACGTCGCACAGGTCCCGGCCCGGGCCCGGCTGACGGTGCGATTACGCCAGGCCGCCGGGGAAGCCGTCGCCGACCGTGGGAGGACGATCGTGCAGTCGGCTCGCGACCACGGCGTGTCCTGGCCGGTGGCCTGTGCGGCGTTCACCGCGCACGCCCAGCGGGTGCTGCCCGGTCAGCCCGCCCCCGTCACGGTGCTGGGGATCGATGAGATCCGCCGAGGCCGGCCCCGCTGGACCTGGGATGAGACCACCGGCACCTGGCAGACCGTCGTGGACCGATGGCATGTCGGCTTCGTCGACCTGTCCGGCGGGCAAGGCCTGCTCGGCCAGGTCGAAGGCCGTACCAGCACTGCTGTCACCGGCTGGCTCGGCCAGCGTACTCAGGCCTGGCGTGATGGCGTGACCTTCGTCGCGATCGACATGTGCACCATCTTCAAATCCGCCGTCCGGGTGGCGTTACCGCAGGCCAGGCTGGTGGTCGACCACTTCCACATCGTGCAGCTGGCCAACGCCGCCGTCACCGAGGTCCGCCGCCGCGTCACCGTCCAGGTGCGGGGCAGGCGCGGGCGCAAGGGCAACCGCGAATGGGAACTACGTAACCGGCTGACCCGCTCGGCCGCCCGGATGCACGGCTCGCAACTCGACCCGATGGTCGATGACCTGATGGCGCTACCGAGGCGGATCGGAGTGCCGATCCTGGCCGCGTGGAACGCCAAGGAAGACCTGCTCGACCTGCTCGCCTTGGCGCGCACCCACCCCGATCGCTCCGTCGTCGCCGGCCGGCTGTTCCGCTTCTATGACCGCTGCGCCGCCTCCGGCCTGCCTGAACTGGAACGCCTGGCGAGCACGGTCGAGACCTGGTGGCCCGAGATCCTCGCGTTCATCCACACCGGCATCACCAACGCCGGCTCCGAGGGCACCAACCGCGTGATCAAGACCGTCGCCCGCGACGCGTACGGCTTCCGCAACCCCGAAAACCAGCGGTTACGCACCCGCTGCGCCACCACCCGACGAAGCCGCGGATTCCTCAACCCCGCTTAA
- a CDS encoding NmrA family NAD(P)-binding protein, with translation MIVVASATSNTGSAVAEALLAAGHRIRVLGRDRGRLQRFAERGAEAAEVRPDDPHGLREAFADARTAFVMIAPGLIPGSTDFPAYQRRVISAYRHALDDLDGLTRIVGLSAWAASYAGARGPVWGLRPFEEALDTLTGVEVTHLRAGWFMENTLPMIEEVRATGTAHGLIPGDLPLPAIATADIGAVAADLLTGRRRAGTRTLELQGPRDITLDEIVAAIGQAVGRPGARYEQIDAAAMRERLLAAGFSPHMADGTTAMTLDVAERRIVMTQPRDAETATPTTYEEFLARVIG, from the coding sequence ATGATCGTCGTCGCATCCGCCACCAGCAACACCGGTTCCGCCGTCGCCGAGGCACTGCTCGCCGCCGGACACCGGATCCGGGTGCTGGGCCGCGACCGCGGCCGGCTTCAGCGATTCGCGGAGCGCGGCGCCGAAGCGGCCGAAGTACGCCCCGACGACCCCCACGGCCTCCGGGAGGCCTTCGCCGATGCCCGCACGGCGTTCGTCATGATCGCACCCGGCCTCATCCCCGGCAGCACTGACTTCCCCGCCTACCAGCGGCGCGTGATCAGCGCTTATCGTCACGCGCTCGACGATCTCGACGGCCTCACCCGGATCGTCGGCCTGAGCGCCTGGGCCGCGAGCTACGCCGGTGCCCGTGGCCCGGTGTGGGGGCTGCGGCCGTTCGAAGAAGCGCTCGACACCCTGACCGGTGTGGAGGTGACCCACCTGCGGGCCGGATGGTTCATGGAGAACACCCTGCCGATGATCGAAGAGGTGCGGGCCACCGGCACCGCCCACGGGCTCATCCCCGGGGACCTCCCTCTCCCGGCCATCGCCACGGCCGACATCGGCGCCGTCGCCGCGGATCTTCTCACCGGGCGCCGCAGGGCCGGCACCCGCACGCTCGAACTGCAGGGCCCCCGGGACATCACGCTCGACGAGATCGTCGCCGCGATCGGACAGGCGGTCGGACGACCTGGGGCGCGCTACGAACAGATCGACGCCGCCGCCATGCGCGAGCGTCTTCTCGCCGCCGGGTTCTCCCCGCACATGGCGGACGGCACCACCGCCATGACCCTCGACGTCGCCGAGCGCCGGATCGTCATGACCCAGCCGCGTGATGCCGAGACCGCGACACCGACGACCTACGAGGAGTTCCTCGCCCGCGTGATCGGCTGA
- a CDS encoding helix-turn-helix domain-containing protein, whose translation MNDDKTTGERPGGEPGLLELRTPEQFKALGHPVRHRIVNLLRQRPATLGELATALGAAKGTIAYHVRVLREAGIVRLAGTRHVRGGTEQTLTLVSRGFRLHKDAEPGPGFLIRAALAEMLPARPEQPEHTQLNHLWLTRQEADALIARLRDLPPPPGRTPPPGGEPYGLLLSLYPADIPTLPPVPSGDSADSADSNSAS comes from the coding sequence GTGAACGACGACAAGACGACGGGGGAGCGCCCCGGCGGCGAACCCGGCCTCCTGGAGCTGCGCACCCCCGAGCAGTTCAAGGCACTCGGCCACCCCGTCCGTCACCGCATCGTCAACCTGCTCCGCCAGCGCCCCGCCACACTGGGAGAACTGGCCACCGCACTGGGAGCCGCCAAGGGCACCATCGCCTACCACGTCCGCGTCCTGCGCGAGGCCGGCATCGTCCGCCTCGCCGGCACCCGGCACGTACGCGGCGGCACCGAACAGACCCTCACCCTGGTCAGCCGCGGCTTCCGGCTGCACAAGGACGCCGAACCCGGCCCCGGCTTCCTCATCAGGGCCGCCCTCGCCGAGATGCTCCCCGCCCGGCCGGAACAACCCGAGCACACCCAGCTCAACCACCTCTGGCTCACCCGGCAGGAGGCCGACGCGCTCATCGCCCGCCTCCGCGACCTCCCGCCCCCTCCCGGGCGCACCCCACCGCCCGGCGGCGAGCCGTACGGGCTGCTGCTGTCGCTCTACCCCGCCGACATCCCCACCCTGCCGCCCGTCCCCTCCGGCGACAGCGCCGACAGCGCCGACAGCAACAGCGCCTCGTGA
- a CDS encoding MFS transporter produces MATQGTHPHSTARAWLGVAAITASLFAFLTTELMPVGLLTPMSTSLRISVGAAGLMVTLYGVSAGLGVPFIVAWTRRVNRRVLLSTLLAILTVGNTITAISPNYPLVLTTRLVMGFASGVFWAIGVSMAMRLVAERHASRAAAIVMSGISIAAVVGIPLGTVLESLTGWRTTFLIWAGLSALVLLTVVTVIPSLPSTNAVSVREVFGLPLKNVPLRLVLFTIVLFVLGHFGAYTFVRPYLEDSASATPFFITAALMVYGAGGAAGNFVAGYTVTKSLRGSFIAGCAGLVTSLLLLLTIAHGQAGAVVTLVLWGVSFGVVQLSQVNLTQAAAPDTFEAAMSLNTMAYNTSIALGALFGGLFADHLGVTSVVWFGVTLTAASLLLTLATRRRATRPVLGDAPASAPAQTADRA; encoded by the coding sequence ATGGCCACCCAAGGCACACACCCGCACTCGACCGCCAGAGCATGGCTCGGCGTCGCGGCGATCACCGCCAGCCTCTTCGCCTTCCTCACCACCGAGCTGATGCCCGTCGGCCTGCTCACCCCGATGAGCACGAGCCTGCGCATATCCGTGGGCGCCGCCGGGCTCATGGTCACCCTGTACGGCGTCTCCGCCGGGCTCGGCGTGCCCTTCATCGTGGCGTGGACCAGGCGCGTCAACCGGCGCGTCCTGCTGTCCACGCTCCTGGCGATCCTGACCGTGGGAAACACGATCACCGCGATCTCCCCGAACTATCCGCTGGTCCTGACGACCCGGCTCGTCATGGGCTTCGCCAGCGGAGTGTTCTGGGCCATCGGCGTGAGCATGGCCATGCGCCTCGTCGCCGAACGCCACGCGAGCAGGGCCGCCGCGATCGTGATGTCCGGCATCTCGATCGCCGCCGTCGTGGGCATCCCGCTGGGAACCGTCCTGGAAAGCCTCACCGGCTGGCGCACCACCTTCCTCATCTGGGCCGGCCTCAGCGCGCTGGTCCTCCTCACCGTCGTCACCGTCATCCCGTCACTGCCGTCGACGAACGCGGTCTCCGTACGAGAGGTCTTCGGCCTCCCGCTGAAGAACGTGCCGCTGCGCCTGGTGCTGTTCACCATCGTGCTCTTCGTGCTCGGCCACTTCGGCGCGTACACGTTCGTCCGCCCCTACCTGGAGGACAGCGCGTCCGCCACGCCCTTCTTCATCACCGCGGCGCTGATGGTGTACGGCGCTGGCGGCGCGGCCGGGAACTTCGTCGCCGGCTACACGGTGACCAAGAGCCTCAGAGGCAGCTTCATCGCCGGCTGCGCGGGACTCGTGACGTCGTTGCTCCTGCTGCTCACGATCGCGCACGGGCAGGCAGGAGCGGTCGTCACGCTGGTGCTCTGGGGCGTCTCCTTCGGCGTCGTCCAGCTCTCCCAGGTCAACCTCACCCAGGCCGCCGCACCCGACACCTTCGAAGCCGCCATGTCGCTCAACACCATGGCGTACAACACCTCCATCGCACTCGGCGCGCTGTTCGGCGGTCTGTTCGCCGATCACCTCGGCGTCACGAGCGTCGTCTGGTTCGGCGTGACGCTCACCGCGGCCTCGCTGCTCCTCACCCTCGCCACCCGCCGGAGGGCCACCCGCCCCGTCCTCGGCGACGCGCCGGCGTCCGCCCCCGCGCAGACGGCCGACCGGGCGTGA